The Brachybacterium huguangmaarense genome contains a region encoding:
- a CDS encoding ABC transporter permease, with the protein MTSANPTEEVVHTPPPGTSAFRRWFGRLNPPLQLVLMQLWMPVFLCVMFIVCYVGAFQHVAPRHVPVGVIGTSAAVEQYQSAADAAMPDAFDMVREPDGATARSDVRAGRVGLAYDVESNAVIVAGAHQAQAAQLLPTLVAPILGADETPTHEDIAPLPAGDLGMTPMYLMLAWCISGYLAAMFIGLMGGPLRRLTRFAVIGGVGLGLSLLAAVLVDLVLGAIHGHFFALWGLGWAWAVAIGVAVNGLSYFVGRFIAAPAMTIFIFLSIPASGAAMPQWLMPQPFQWLNHVVVGSGISEMLKRLVYDVGPGYGRGWAMWAGYLVVGLVLTWVGKPYWEWRRVRRVLSGRTTMFQDAQRANGRIHERENGRLLAARGLARRDDGALVHLATSGEGEDGARTGDGTAEDGAAAGHVGRHRAPGAAREGDGDHGLTGRRRGSDLLEDGPIPAEDWSPETGIMGSLEDVGVDGYGIEDDEAAAADLGQGPRTDRRTPADAAGTEDGAPRAD; encoded by the coding sequence ATGACGAGCGCGAACCCGACCGAGGAGGTCGTCCACACCCCGCCGCCGGGCACGAGCGCGTTCCGCCGCTGGTTCGGCCGGCTGAACCCGCCGCTGCAGCTGGTCCTGATGCAGCTGTGGATGCCGGTGTTCCTGTGCGTCATGTTCATCGTCTGCTACGTCGGCGCGTTCCAGCACGTCGCGCCCCGCCACGTGCCCGTGGGCGTGATCGGCACGAGCGCCGCCGTCGAGCAGTACCAGAGCGCGGCCGACGCGGCGATGCCCGATGCCTTCGACATGGTGCGCGAGCCGGACGGCGCGACCGCGCGCTCCGATGTGCGCGCCGGGCGGGTGGGGCTGGCCTACGACGTCGAGTCCAACGCCGTCATCGTCGCGGGAGCGCACCAGGCGCAGGCGGCCCAGCTGCTGCCGACGCTCGTGGCCCCGATCCTGGGCGCCGACGAGACGCCGACGCACGAGGACATCGCGCCGCTGCCCGCGGGGGACCTGGGCATGACGCCGATGTACCTCATGCTCGCGTGGTGCATCTCGGGCTACCTGGCCGCGATGTTCATCGGCCTCATGGGCGGCCCCCTGCGGCGCCTGACCCGCTTCGCCGTGATCGGCGGCGTGGGCCTGGGGCTGAGCCTGCTCGCGGCCGTGCTCGTGGACCTCGTGCTCGGCGCGATCCACGGCCACTTCTTCGCCCTGTGGGGGCTCGGCTGGGCATGGGCGGTCGCGATCGGCGTCGCGGTCAACGGGCTGTCCTACTTCGTCGGACGCTTCATCGCGGCCCCCGCCATGACGATCTTCATCTTCCTGTCGATCCCCGCCTCGGGTGCGGCGATGCCCCAGTGGCTCATGCCCCAGCCCTTCCAGTGGCTCAACCACGTCGTCGTCGGCTCCGGCATCAGCGAGATGCTCAAGCGTCTCGTCTACGACGTCGGACCGGGCTACGGCCGCGGCTGGGCGATGTGGGCCGGCTACCTGGTCGTCGGGCTCGTGCTGACGTGGGTCGGCAAGCCCTACTGGGAGTGGCGCCGGGTGCGGCGTGTCCTGAGCGGGAGGACCACGATGTTCCAGGACGCCCAGCGGGCCAACGGGCGCATCCACGAGCGCGAGAACGGCCGGCTGCTCGCCGCCCGGGGGCTCGCCCGTCGTGACGACGGCGCCCTCGTGCATCTGGCGACCTCCGGCGAGGGGGAGGACGGCGCGCGCACCGGTGACGGGACGGCCGAGGACGGAGCTGCGGCCGGGCACGTCGGCCGGCACCGTGCCCCGGGGGCCGCCCGCGAGGGCGACGGAGACCACGGCCTGACCGGCCGTCGCCGCGGGAGCGATCTGCTGGAGGACGGCCCCATCCCCGCCGAGGACTGGTCGCCGGAGACCGGCATCATGGGCAGCCTCGAGGACGTGGGCGTGGACGGCTACGGGATCGAGGACGACGAGGCGGCTGCTGCGGACCTGGGCCAGGGCCCGCGGACCGATCGGCGGACCCCGGCGGATGCCGCCGGCACCGAGGACGGCGCGCCCCGCGCGGACTGA
- a CDS encoding neutral zinc metallopeptidase, whose protein sequence is MEPRGRHLATGAGLRQRHPALVLCAALLVGCVAVGVVGIAFLHQLRAFDAPYRPGGADPLYSQAPVPPEAGLSVPPSGHESPAWSALTGSPLTRLRVTETTDCDLPALRGRSTSRDTLQEHLTALAGCLDRQWAPVLTEAGLTFEPVSVVVFDPHRGTGSACGGKESAVPAVYCPSERTIYVSSSVGKHRSGTANWTELTVVSVLGHEYGHHLQSLTGVLDDADAAAAQGADGSADMARRIESMATCLGALSHGRLGGAQQITQGYYARMIDPGTYRADASHGSAATQAFWAKRGYDADGDTSRCATFSAPAEQMR, encoded by the coding sequence ATGGAACCTCGCGGACGGCATCTCGCCACCGGCGCCGGCCTCCGGCAGCGTCATCCCGCCCTGGTCCTGTGCGCCGCGCTGCTCGTGGGCTGTGTGGCGGTCGGGGTGGTGGGGATCGCGTTCCTCCACCAGCTGCGCGCGTTCGACGCCCCCTATCGTCCCGGCGGGGCCGATCCGCTGTACTCGCAGGCTCCCGTGCCGCCCGAGGCCGGCCTCTCGGTCCCCCCGAGCGGGCACGAGAGCCCGGCCTGGTCGGCTCTCACCGGCTCCCCGCTGACCCGGCTGCGGGTGACCGAGACGACGGACTGCGATCTGCCCGCGCTGCGCGGCAGATCGACCTCCCGGGACACGCTCCAGGAGCACCTGACGGCGCTCGCCGGCTGCCTCGACCGGCAGTGGGCGCCCGTGCTCACAGAAGCGGGCCTCACCTTCGAGCCGGTGTCCGTGGTCGTCTTCGATCCCCATCGCGGCACCGGCAGCGCATGTGGCGGCAAGGAGTCGGCGGTCCCGGCCGTCTACTGCCCGTCCGAGCGCACGATCTACGTCTCGTCCTCGGTCGGCAAGCACCGCTCGGGCACCGCCAACTGGACCGAGCTGACCGTCGTGAGCGTGCTGGGCCATGAGTACGGGCATCATCTGCAGTCGCTCACGGGAGTGCTCGACGACGCGGATGCGGCCGCCGCCCAGGGGGCGGACGGCTCTGCGGACATGGCGCGGCGGATCGAGTCGATGGCCACGTGCCTGGGCGCGCTGTCGCACGGCCGGCTGGGCGGGGCCCAGCAGATCACCCAGGGCTACTACGCGCGCATGATCGACCCCGGCACCTATCGCGCGGACGCCTCCCACGGCAGCGCCGCCACCCAGGCGTTCTGGGCCAAGCGGGGCTACGACGCGGACGGCGACACGAGCCGCTGCGCGACCTTCTCCGCCCCGGCCGAGCAGATGCGCTGA
- a CDS encoding LLM class flavin-dependent oxidoreductase → MQFGIFTIADITPDPTTGRVPTEHERLRSLVEQATLAEQVGLDVFALGEHHNPPFVTSSPTTTLAYIGAQTSRLLLSTATTLITTNDPVKIAEDYAMLQHLTEGRVDLVMGRGNTGPVYPWFGQDIRKGLELAVENYDLLHRLWTEDVVDWEGRFRTPLQQFTSTPRPLDGVPPFVWHGSIRSPQIAEQAAYYGDGFFHNNIFWPIAHTRQMVELFRRRFEHYGHGTAAQAFVGLGGQAFMRARSQDAVAEFRPYFDHAPVYGGGPSLEDFTAQTPLVVGSPEQVVERYLTMADHVGDYQRQLFLMDHAGLPHRTVMEQIELLGTEVVPVLRRELDARRPADVPDAPTHAGLVAAAEAERGAFDAAYRFETGENWTGLRAESGDSPRRPA, encoded by the coding sequence GTGCAGTTCGGGATCTTCACCATCGCCGACATCACGCCCGACCCGACCACGGGGCGCGTGCCCACCGAGCACGAGCGCCTGCGATCCCTGGTCGAGCAGGCCACGCTCGCCGAGCAGGTCGGCCTGGACGTCTTCGCCCTCGGCGAGCACCACAACCCGCCGTTCGTGACCTCCTCGCCCACGACCACCCTCGCCTACATCGGCGCCCAGACCTCGCGCCTGCTCCTGTCGACCGCGACCACGCTGATCACGACCAACGACCCGGTCAAGATCGCCGAGGACTACGCGATGCTCCAGCACCTCACGGAGGGGCGCGTCGACCTCGTGATGGGCCGCGGGAACACCGGCCCCGTCTACCCGTGGTTCGGCCAGGACATCCGCAAGGGCCTCGAGCTCGCGGTCGAGAACTACGACCTCCTGCACCGTCTGTGGACCGAGGACGTCGTGGACTGGGAGGGCCGCTTCCGCACGCCTCTCCAGCAGTTCACCTCGACGCCGCGGCCGCTCGACGGCGTCCCGCCCTTCGTCTGGCACGGCTCGATCCGCTCGCCCCAGATCGCCGAGCAGGCCGCCTACTACGGCGACGGCTTCTTCCACAACAACATCTTCTGGCCGATCGCCCACACCCGTCAGATGGTCGAGCTCTTCCGCCGGCGCTTCGAGCACTACGGCCACGGCACCGCCGCGCAGGCGTTCGTCGGCCTCGGCGGCCAGGCGTTCATGCGCGCACGGTCGCAGGACGCGGTCGCCGAGTTCCGCCCGTACTTCGACCATGCCCCGGTCTACGGCGGCGGGCCCTCGCTCGAGGACTTCACCGCCCAGACCCCGCTCGTCGTCGGCTCCCCCGAGCAGGTGGTCGAGCGCTACCTCACGATGGCCGACCACGTCGGCGACTACCAGCGCCAGCTGTTCCTCATGGACCACGCGGGGCTGCCGCACCGGACCGTCATGGAGCAGATCGAGCTGCTGGGCACCGAGGTCGTGCCCGTGCTGCGGCGCGAGCTCGACGCCCGGCGGCCCGCCGACGTCCCGGACGCGCCCACCCACGCGGGCCTCGTCGCGGCGGCCGAGGCCGAGCGCGGCGCCTTCGATGCGGCGTACCGTTTCGAGACGGGAGAGAACTGGACCGGGCTCCGGGCCGAGAGCGGTGACTCGCCACGGCGACCCGCCTGA
- a CDS encoding CE1759 family FMN reductase produces MTDTPMRIVVLSAGLSSPSSTRMLADHLAASARAELEARGAEVEVTAYELRSYAHEITDAMLSHFPGERLAALIAAVRDADAVIAVTPIFNTGPSGLFKSFIDVVPLGVWPGKPVLLGATAGSARHSLALEYTIRPMFVYLKAALVPTAVVAASSDFGVAAVGEGDAASLASRTRRAAQELAALGCGARRIGHDDVEPPSEADGPADERPTGADDAAPAGSADPAPTGGAAGLDPEFSDFVPLGSLLRRD; encoded by the coding sequence ATGACCGACACACCGATGCGGATCGTCGTGCTGAGCGCGGGGCTGTCGTCCCCGAGCTCCACCCGGATGCTCGCCGACCATCTCGCCGCGAGCGCCCGCGCGGAGCTCGAGGCGCGGGGCGCCGAGGTCGAGGTGACGGCCTACGAGCTGCGCTCCTACGCGCACGAGATCACCGACGCGATGCTCTCCCACTTCCCCGGCGAGCGCCTCGCCGCGCTGATCGCCGCGGTCCGGGACGCGGACGCCGTGATCGCGGTGACGCCGATCTTCAACACCGGCCCCTCGGGGCTGTTCAAGTCCTTCATCGACGTGGTGCCGCTCGGCGTGTGGCCCGGCAAGCCCGTGCTGCTCGGCGCGACGGCCGGCTCGGCTCGTCACTCCCTCGCCCTCGAGTACACGATCCGCCCGATGTTCGTGTACCTCAAGGCGGCTCTCGTGCCGACGGCCGTGGTCGCGGCGAGCTCGGACTTCGGCGTCGCCGCCGTCGGCGAGGGCGACGCGGCCTCGCTCGCCTCCCGCACGCGCCGCGCGGCCCAGGAGCTCGCGGCGCTCGGCTGCGGCGCGCGCCGCATCGGCCACGACGACGTCGAGCCGCCCTCGGAGGCGGACGGCCCGGCCGACGAGCGCCCCACAGGCGCGGACGACGCCGCCCCGGCGGGCTCAGCGGACCCCGCGCCGACCGGCGGCGCCGCGGGCCTGGACCCGGAGTTCTCCGACTTCGTGCCCCTGGGCTCGCTCCTGCGCCGCGACTGA
- a CDS encoding SMP-30/gluconolactonase/LRE family protein, whose protein sequence is MDAERLTDSICYHAEGPSWSDSWGGLRWVDMLAGDLLHLHEDGDVDRIETPSPVVACVRPRRQGGAVLAVEKGFALEGADGGVELLEDLWDGPVRMNEGSVAPDGSFLCGSMAYDQHEGGAEMWRLFPDLSTRRIATGLTISNGLAFSPDGTLAYYVDTPTGRVDVLDWDDERALVNRRPFSDLSAEEGGPDGLCLDADGHVWVAMNGGSAVLGLDALGSVVQRIEVGARQVTACTFGGDDLATLFITTSRENLADDDDPAAGSLFAATPGVKGLGPGTAFAG, encoded by the coding sequence GTGGATGCCGAGCGCCTGACCGATTCGATCTGCTACCACGCCGAGGGGCCGTCATGGTCCGACTCCTGGGGCGGCCTGCGCTGGGTGGACATGCTGGCGGGCGACCTGCTGCACCTGCACGAGGACGGCGACGTCGACCGGATCGAGACGCCCAGCCCCGTGGTCGCGTGCGTCCGGCCGCGGCGCCAGGGCGGAGCGGTCCTCGCCGTCGAGAAGGGCTTCGCGCTCGAGGGCGCCGACGGGGGCGTCGAGCTGCTCGAGGACCTGTGGGACGGCCCGGTGCGCATGAACGAGGGCTCCGTCGCCCCCGACGGCTCGTTCCTGTGCGGCTCGATGGCCTATGACCAGCACGAGGGCGGCGCCGAAATGTGGCGGCTGTTCCCGGACCTGAGCACGCGCCGCATCGCGACCGGGCTGACCATCTCCAACGGCCTGGCCTTCTCCCCCGACGGCACCCTCGCCTACTACGTGGACACCCCCACCGGTCGGGTCGACGTCCTGGACTGGGACGACGAGCGCGCCCTGGTGAACCGTCGCCCCTTCAGCGACCTGTCGGCCGAGGAGGGCGGCCCCGACGGCCTGTGCCTGGATGCCGACGGGCACGTGTGGGTCGCGATGAACGGCGGGAGCGCCGTGCTCGGCCTCGACGCCCTCGGCTCGGTGGTCCAGCGCATCGAGGTCGGCGCCCGTCAGGTGACGGCCTGCACGTTCGGCGGGGACGATCTCGCGACCCTCTTCATCACCACGAGCCGCGAGAACCTCGCCGACGACGACGATCCGGCGGCCGGCTCGCTCTTCGCGGCGACGCCCGGCGTGAAGGGGCTCGGGCCCGGGACCGCGTTCGCAGGCTGA
- a CDS encoding siderophore-interacting protein produces the protein MPTTNSRTSSPRRGVNGVILKAFRARDTRVSVIGREEVSEHFVRLRCRGDEVLAAEDLYPTYWLRLWFTEPGGKGHQRGYTVVDPDPATGEFSLEFYLHPGIASAWAQRATPGDEMEATILNGRPLVDPLPDHLVAVGDGASLPAILDTLRRTPDLPATVLLERGYPDDESVLPAPRPRAGQVDVRWFDRDGSIVDAALDAAASAPAGSVYFVSLEGEPTRRLSSALRKRLGVPKERVHALAYWKR, from the coding sequence GTGCCGACGACCAACTCCCGCACCAGCTCCCCGCGCCGCGGCGTCAACGGAGTGATCCTCAAGGCCTTCCGAGCCCGTGACACGCGCGTGAGCGTGATCGGGCGCGAGGAGGTCTCCGAGCACTTCGTGCGCCTGCGCTGCCGCGGCGACGAGGTGCTCGCCGCGGAGGATCTCTACCCCACCTACTGGCTGCGCCTGTGGTTCACCGAGCCCGGCGGCAAGGGCCATCAGCGCGGATACACCGTCGTGGACCCCGATCCTGCGACGGGCGAGTTCTCGCTCGAGTTCTACCTCCATCCGGGCATCGCCTCGGCGTGGGCGCAGCGCGCGACGCCCGGCGACGAGATGGAGGCGACGATCCTCAACGGGCGTCCGCTCGTGGACCCGCTGCCCGACCACCTGGTCGCCGTCGGCGACGGGGCGTCGCTGCCCGCCATCCTCGACACCCTCCGCCGCACGCCCGACCTCCCCGCCACCGTGCTGCTCGAGCGCGGATATCCCGATGACGAGAGCGTCCTCCCGGCGCCCCGGCCGCGGGCGGGGCAGGTGGACGTGCGCTGGTTCGACCGCGACGGCTCGATCGTCGACGCCGCCCTCGATGCCGCGGCCTCCGCGCCCGCCGGCAGCGTGTACTTCGTCTCCCTCGAGGGCGAGCCCACCCGGCGTCTCTCCTCGGCGCTGCGCAAACGCCTGGGGGTGCCCAAGGAGCGCGTGCACGCGCTCGCCTACTGGAAGCGCTGA
- a CDS encoding Sir2 family NAD-dependent protein deacetylase, whose amino-acid sequence MSPGSSPPSAPPRPGDAADVGRWFSTATAPVVGRGLPRLPAWGPDPRGGYGLVSDEGTVERALAVIRGRDTAVLTGAGMSTGSGLPDYRGADAVPRSPMTFQEFSRSDLARRRYWARSTVGWTQFNRARPNLAHRRLATLARVTPLEAVITQNVDGLHQAAGSRPVVDLHGRLAVVRCLSCDATSSRERHHERLLAMNPEVAAHLDELAADAAQAPDGDAEVDRTSSFRYPPCPLCGGVLKPDVVFFGESARPEHVAEAMAAVDRAEALLVLGSSLTVRSGLRFVRRAIGRGAAVVIVNDGPTRGDALAAVRVHGRIEDVLGRWLELLGEGQRSS is encoded by the coding sequence GTGAGCCCCGGATCGTCGCCCCCGTCCGCCCCGCCCCGACCGGGCGATGCCGCCGACGTCGGGCGCTGGTTCTCGACGGCCACCGCCCCGGTTGTCGGCCGCGGGCTGCCCCGTCTGCCCGCGTGGGGCCCCGATCCCCGCGGTGGCTACGGCCTCGTGAGCGACGAGGGGACCGTGGAGCGGGCGCTCGCCGTCATCCGCGGCCGGGACACCGCCGTGCTGACGGGCGCGGGCATGTCCACCGGCTCCGGGCTGCCGGACTACCGGGGCGCCGACGCCGTGCCCCGCTCCCCCATGACCTTCCAGGAGTTCAGCCGCTCCGACCTCGCCCGGCGCCGCTACTGGGCGCGCTCGACGGTGGGCTGGACCCAGTTCAACCGGGCCCGCCCCAACCTCGCGCACCGACGTCTGGCCACCCTCGCCCGCGTCACGCCGCTCGAGGCGGTCATCACCCAGAACGTCGACGGCCTCCATCAGGCCGCCGGCTCCCGCCCCGTCGTCGACCTGCACGGCCGCCTCGCGGTCGTGCGATGCCTCTCGTGCGATGCGACCAGCTCCCGCGAGAGACATCACGAGCGTCTGCTGGCGATGAACCCCGAGGTCGCCGCGCATCTCGACGAGCTCGCCGCCGACGCCGCCCAGGCGCCCGACGGCGATGCCGAGGTCGACCGCACCTCGAGCTTCCGCTACCCCCCGTGTCCGCTGTGCGGCGGCGTGCTCAAGCCAGACGTCGTCTTCTTCGGCGAGAGCGCCCGCCCCGAACACGTCGCCGAGGCCATGGCCGCCGTCGACCGCGCGGAGGCGCTGCTCGTGCTCGGATCGAGCCTCACCGTGCGGTCGGGGCTGCGGTTCGTGCGCCGCGCGATCGGCCGCGGCGCGGCGGTCGTCATCGTCAACGACGGGCCCACCCGCGGCGACGCCCTCGCGGCCGTGCGCGTGCACGGCCGGATCGAGGACGTGCTGGGGCGCTGGCTCGAGCTGCTCGGCGAGGGTCAGAGATCCTCGTAG
- a CDS encoding DUF1206 domain-containing protein, giving the protein MDEDAGTTDAASGVSEAADRAEDAAERAESSTALRTAARTGFVASGLVHILIGWIALRLALGSGGGDADQSGALASVAQAPGGEILLGIGALAMGALAIWNALEAWFEARREPTVATKLSRAVSYGGKAVVYAVMAVAAGRFAVGAGSSSSQQTEGAAAPLLGNPAGQVLVVAVGAVVVGVGVFHVVKGATRRFERDLRREPSGSASALVVACAMAGFIAKGVALIAVGALFAWAGIGADPDKATGLDGALHTMAGLPAGTILLALVGIGLVLYGVYSFFRARYEDL; this is encoded by the coding sequence ATGGACGAGGACGCGGGCACCACGGACGCCGCATCCGGCGTGAGCGAGGCCGCCGATCGTGCGGAGGACGCGGCCGAGCGCGCCGAGAGCTCGACGGCCCTGCGCACCGCGGCGCGCACCGGTTTCGTCGCGAGCGGGCTCGTGCACATCCTCATCGGCTGGATCGCCCTACGGCTCGCCCTCGGCTCCGGCGGCGGCGACGCCGACCAGTCCGGTGCGCTCGCCTCGGTCGCCCAGGCCCCCGGCGGAGAGATCCTGCTCGGTATCGGCGCGCTCGCGATGGGCGCCCTCGCCATCTGGAATGCCCTCGAGGCGTGGTTCGAGGCACGGCGCGAGCCGACCGTCGCCACGAAGCTGAGCCGCGCCGTCTCGTACGGCGGCAAGGCGGTCGTGTACGCCGTCATGGCCGTCGCCGCGGGGCGCTTTGCCGTCGGCGCCGGCTCCTCGTCGAGCCAGCAGACCGAGGGGGCGGCCGCTCCGCTGCTGGGCAACCCCGCGGGACAGGTGCTCGTGGTCGCCGTCGGCGCCGTCGTCGTCGGCGTCGGCGTGTTCCATGTGGTCAAGGGCGCCACCCGACGGTTCGAACGGGACCTGCGGCGCGAGCCGTCCGGCTCGGCGTCGGCCCTCGTGGTCGCATGCGCCATGGCAGGTTTCATCGCCAAGGGCGTGGCGCTGATCGCGGTGGGCGCCCTGTTCGCGTGGGCCGGGATCGGGGCCGACCCCGACAAGGCCACCGGGCTCGACGGCGCCCTGCACACGATGGCCGGTCTGCCGGCGGGCACGATCCTGCTCGCTCTCGTGGGCATCGGCCTCGTCCTCTACGGCGTCTACAGCTTCTTCCGGGCGCGCTACGAGGATCTCTGA